A single Glycine soja cultivar W05 chromosome 14, ASM419377v2, whole genome shotgun sequence DNA region contains:
- the LOC114384692 gene encoding syntaxin-31-like yields the protein MASSYRDRTSEFRLLSETLKKIGSPVQPENAPSTSHGESYSRSEFNRKASRIGLGIHETSQKIARLTQLARKSSMFNDPAVEIQELTVLIKNEITALNSALFDLQTVQNTDMADGGYSQDTIVHSTAVCDDLKSKLMGATKHLQDVLTARTENIKAHENRKQIFSKNASRENPLQHQPKPTTEPPPWSNSSNASESLHQELALPSNGAPVGNQLRRRLAVDSTPSQQMEMSMVQQVVPRHDNYAQSRATALHNVESTITELSGIFSHLATMVAHQGELAIRIDDNMDESSANVEGAHSSLLRHLNRISSNRWLLIKIFVILILFLMIFIFFVA from the exons ATGGCTTCCTCATACCGTGACCGCACGTCGGAGTTCCGGTTATTATCGGAGACTCTGAAGAAGATCGGAAGTCCGGTGCAACCCGAGAATGCTCCTTCGACCTCTCATGGCGAGTCGTATTCGAGATCCGAATTCAACCGAAAGGCCTCGCGTATCGGGTTGGGGATCCACGAGACCTCGCAGAAGATCGCGAGGCTCACGCAGCTGGCGAGGAAATCGTCCATGTTCAACGATCCCGCAGTGGAGATTCAGGAGCTGACTGTTCTGATCAAGAACGAGATCACGGCGCTCAACTCGGCTCTCTTCGATTTGCAAACCGTTCAGAACACGGATATGGCTGACGGCGGTTACTCGCAGGATACGATTGTGCATTCCACCGCGGTTTGTGATGACTTGAAGAGCAAACTCATGGGAGCCACCAAACACCTTCAAGATGTCTTAACTGCTAGGACAGAG AATATAAAGGCTCACGAGAACAGGAAGCAGATATTTTCCAAGAACGCATCAAGAGAGAATCCTTTGCAGCATCAGCCAAAGCCAACTACTGAGCCGCCACCTTGGTCAAATTCATCGAATGCATCTGAGAGTTTGCATCAAGAATTGGc ATTACCGTCAAATGGAGCTCCTGTTGGCAATCAACTAAG ACGAAGGTTGGCTGTGGACAGCACTCCATCCCAGCAAATGGAAATGTCTATGGTACAGCAGGTTGTGCCTCGGCATGACAACTATGCACAAAGTCGGGCAACTGCTCTGCACAATGTGGAATCTACTATCACTGAGCTTAGTGGGATTTTCTCACATTTAGCTACAATGGTTGCCCATCAAGGGGAGCTTGCTATCAG GATTGATGACAATATGGATGAGTCATCGGCAAATGTTGAAGGAGCTCACAGTTCTTTATTGAGGCATCTCAACCGAATATCATCAAATAGGTGGCTTCTAATAAAGATATTTGTCATTCTGATACTTTTCCTCATGATCTTCATATTCTTTGTCGCCTAA
- the LOC114384693 gene encoding 60S acidic ribosomal protein P0-like has product MAGKVAKAAYDAKMLKLLKEYSQVLVVSSDNVGSNQLQGIRRGLNADSVVVMGKNSMMKRSIILDAQKTGNKAFLNLVPLLVGNVALIFTKGDLREVSEQIAKYKVVQPILMCPKYTSYDTYQNCTYMQSGQIPLGLTCCNQQSSQASEPFLVCSKFLPHQHCFLMRSRQFLMTSIWSPLLLLAGNL; this is encoded by the exons ATGGCGGGGAAAGTGGCGAAGGCAGCTTATGATGCAAAGATGCTGAAGCTTCTGAAAGAGTACAGTCAGGTGCTGGTGGTTTCATCAGACAATGTGGGTTCCAACCAGCTTCAGGGCATACGGAGGGGACTTAATGCTGATTCGGTGGTGGTGATGGGAAAGAACTCCATGATGAAACGCTCTATCATCTTGGATGCTCAGAAGACTGGCAACAAGGCCTTCCTTAACCTTGTCCCCCTTCTTGTG GGAAATGTGGCATTAATTTTCACCAAAGGTGACTTGAGGGAAGTTAGCGAACAGATTGCCAAGTACAAG GTTGTTCAACCTATTCTCATGTGCCCCAAGTACACGTCATATGACACATACCAGAATTGTACTTATATGCAATCTGGACAGATACCTTTGGGCCTCACGTGTTGTAATCAGCAATCTTCGCAGGCTTCTGAGCCTTTTCTTGTATGCTCAAAATTCTTGCCACACCAACATTGTTTCTTGATGAGATCAAGACAGTTCTTGATGACGAGTATATggtctcctcttctccttttggCTGGTAACTTGTGA
- the LOC114384741 gene encoding 60S acidic ribosomal protein P0-like → MAPKQTKAEKKIAYDAKLCDLMEEYGQILVVNSDNVGSNQLQNIRKGLRGDSVVLMGKNTMMKRSVRMHAEKTGNNAYLNLIPLLVGNVGLIFTKGDLKEVSEEVAKYKVGAPARVGLVAPIDVVVPPGNTGLDPSQTSFFQVLNIPTKINKGTVEIITPVELIKKGDKVGSSEAALLAKLGIRPFSYGLVVLSVYDNGSVFSPEVLDLTEDDLIEKFAAGVSMVTSLSLAISYPTLAAAPHMFVNAYKNVLAVAVETDYSFPEADKVKEYLKDPSKFAVAAVAAPAAESGAPAAAKEEEKKEEPAEESDDDMGFSLFD, encoded by the exons ATGGCACCGAAGCAGACCAAGGCTGAGAAGAAGATCGCTTACGATGCGAAGCTGTGCGACCTAATGGAGGAGTACGGCCAGATCCTCGTTGTGAACTCCGATAACGTGGGATCGAACCAGCTCCAGAACATTCGCAAGGGTCTCCGTGGCGACTCCGTCGTCCTCATGGGGAAGAACACCATGATGAAGCGCTCAGTCAGGATGCACGCTGAGAAAACCGGAAACAACGCCTATCTCAACCTTATCCCGCTCCTTGTT GGCAATGTGGGATTGATTTTCACCAAAGGTGACCTGAAGGAGGTCAGTGAGGAGGTTGCCAAGTACAAG GTTGGAGCTCCTGCTCGTGTTGGTTTGGTTGCCCCAATTGATGTTGTTGTTCCTCCTGGCAACACAGGGCTCGATCCCTCCCAGACCTCTTTCTTCCAG GTGCTCAACATTCCTACCAAGATTAACAAGGGTACTGTTGAAATCATTACCCCTGTGGAGCTCATTAAGAAGGGAGACAAGGTTGGATCTTCTGAAGCTGCATTGCTTGCCAAGCTAGGGATAAGGCCCTTCTCGTATGGGCTTGTGGTTCTTTCTGTTTATGATAATGGTTCAGTGTTCAGCCCTGAGGTTCTTGATCTTACTGAGGATGACCTTATTGAGAAGTTTGCTGCTGGTGTCTCAATGGTTACTTCACTTTCATTAGCTATCTCATACCCAACACTTGCTGCTGCACCACACATGTTTGTCAATGCCTACAAGAATGTTCTTGCTGTTGCGGTTGAGACAGATTATTCTTTCCCTGAGGCAGACAAGGTCAAGGAGTATCTGAAG GATCCAAGTAAATTTGCTGTCGCTGCTGTTGCGGCTCCTGCTGCTGAGTCTGGTGCTCCTGCTGCAGCCAAGgaagaggaaaagaaggaagaaccagCTGAAGAATCTGATGATGACATGGGTTTCAGTCTGTTTGACTAA
- the LOC114385457 gene encoding nematode resistance protein-like HSPRO2, whose amino-acid sequence MCVSLSYKYTTIFHFLSKSNSPNMVDLDWQTKMVHSNMPPKSPKLSLPDNNIPIPLRQNDITAASSPICAAYDNYLRLPELRALWASNDFPNWANEPILKPTLHALEITFRLLATVLSDPRPYINKREWTRRVESLATAQIQIIAMLCEDEEENPETRGTTPPVSDINGFIAQSRSYSEESLLPRLATWHKSKDVARRILDSVEYQMMRCTYTLGLGEANLAGKKIFLYDAVCRPSEIHSLETTPFDYVGNCENKTLHATQQIAECWTRAVRKLLERVAESVERKTLEKAARECHAVERIWKLLTEVEDVHVMMDPEDFLRLKKELGMMRNCGEMVAFCFRSRELVEVARMCRDLRQKVPEILEVEVDPTGGPGMMEAAMKVYSEKEKRNGFEKVHVLQGMQAIEVAMKRFFYAYKQVVAVMMGSSEADNGFTQIFLEPTYFPSLDAAKTFLAYYWENNNQNVVPC is encoded by the coding sequence atgtGTGTCTCCCTCTCGTATAAATACACTACCATCTTCCATTTCCTCTCCAAATCCAATTCACCAAACATGGTTGATCTAGATTGGCAAACAAAGATGGTTCACTCCAACATGCCTCCAAAGTCCCCCAAACTCTCTCTCCCGGATAATAACATTCCAATCCCCCTTCGCCAAAACGACATCACCGCAGCGTCGTCTCCAATCTGCGCTGCCTACGACAACTACCTCCGCCTCCCTGAGCTCAGAGCCCTCTGGGCCTCCAACGACTTCCCTAATTGGGCCAACGAGCCCATCTTAAAGCCCACCTTACACGCCCTCGAAATCACCTTCCGCTTACTCGCAACCGTTTTATCCGACCCGAGGCCGTACATAAACAAGCGCGAGTGGACCCGGCGGGTGGAGTCTCTCGCCACGGCCCAAATTCAGATCATAGCTATGCTGTGTGAAGACGAAGAAGAAAACCCCGAGACACGTGGCACGACGCCACCGGTGAGTGACATTAACGGCTTTATCGCTCAAAGCAGAAGCTACAGCGAGGAGAGCCTGCTCCCGCGCCTCGCCACGTGGCACAAATCCAAGGACGTGGCGCGGAGAATCCTCGATTCGGTAGAGTACCAGATGATGAGGTGCACGTACACCTTAGGTTTAGGAGAGGCGAATCTCGCGGGTAAGAAGATATTCCTTTACGACGCCGTTTGCAGGCCGAGCGAGATTCACTCGTTGGAGACGACGCCGTTTGATTACGTGGGGAACTGCGAGAACAAGACGCTGCACGCGACGCAGCAGATCGCGGAGTGTTGGACGCGCGCGGTGAGGAAGCTGCTGGAGAGAGTGGCGGAGTCGGTGGAGAGAAAAACGTTGGAGAAGGCGGCGAGGGAGTGTCACGCGGTGGAGCGGATCTGGAAGTTGTTAACGGAGGTTGAGGACGTGCACGTGATGATGGATCCGGAGGATTTCTTGAGGTTGAAGAAGGAGTTGGGGATGATGAGAAATTGCGGGGAAATGGTGGCGTTTTGCTTCAGGTCGAGGGAGCTCGTGGAggtggcgaggatgtgtagggATCTGAGGCAGAAGGTGCCGGAGATATTGGAGGTGGAGGTGGACCCCACGGGTGGGCCCGGGATGATGGAGGCGGCGATGAAGGTTTACTcggagaaagagaaaaggaacGGGTTCGAGAAGGTTCATGTTTTGCAGGGGATGCAGGCGATTGAGGTGGCGATGAAGAGGTTCTTCTACGCCTATAAGCAGGTTGTGGCGGTTATGATGGGGAGCTCCGAGGCCGATAATGGGTTCACTCAGATATTCCTTGAACCCACTTATTTCCCTAGCTTAGATGCTGCCAAGACCTTTCTCGCTTATTATTgggaaaataataatcaaaatgtGGTTCCCTgctag
- the LOC114383463 gene encoding uncharacterized protein LOC114383463 isoform X2 — protein sequence MASRVSPNLKCWQFRTPYYCDSWKTPRAVPSSILRHVTERNNVMPPCGLVHRSRNLRVQRGKRVYSSLFDDFHQEERMNLVQDGCWDENGHEIACAVSDNTPNKELKNDFSGGGCSSEEFGTMKPEVLEPSLLGVQPEPPSWPERDEILRRTFERKVNSVGISLSIRMIKKKLQLEEGSKEAGELTELTNCSVKKTFSSMMLIMHELQSHALQTRESLCGENLQGVMTKLEREMDASFVWLFQQVFWKTPALMVYVMVLLANFLVFSMNDNTVKVITPSSMITKALTLTSNESKVQHSHVDVDQGEYVNRELTEEEHMLWNSFLEEASMLQKELSGEVLDHETRQRLVAPVSVELEGDQYEEYVKTELYYKKHLFRTPHCSLLLSNYAQFLFLVLHDIDG from the exons ATGGCTTCAAGGGTGTCTCCCAATCTCAAATGTTGGCAGTTCAGAACCCCTTATTATTGTGATTCATGGAAGACACCTCGTGCAGTTCCTTCTTCTATACTGAGGCATGTGACTGAGAGGAACAATGTTATGCCACCATGTGGGTTGGTCCATAGGTCAAGGAATTTGAGGGTGCAAAGAGGAAAACGTGTTTACTCATCACTTTTTGATGACTTTCACCAAGAGGAAAGGATGAATCTGGTTCAGGATGGTTGTTGGGATGAAAATGGCCATGAAATAGCTTGTGCTGTCTCTGATAATACCCCAAACAAAGAACTCAAAAATGACTTCTCAGGCGGAGGTTGTTCCTCTGAGGAATTTGGGACAATGAAGCCTGAAGTTTTGGAGCCTTCTCTTTTGGGAGTCCAGCCTGAGCCACCAAGCTGGCCAGAGAGAGATGAGATCTTGAGACGTACCTTTGAGAGGAAAGTGAACAGTGTAGGAATTTCTTTGTCCATTAGGATGATCAAGAAGAAGCTACAATTGGAAGAGGGTTCCAAAGAGGCTGGTGAGTTGACCGAATTAACCAACTGTTCTGTGAAGAAGACCTTCTCCTCTATGATGTTAATCATGCATGAGCTGCAAAGTCATGCCTTGCAAACAAGGGAGAGCCTGTGTGGTGAAAACTTGCAAGGTGTCATGACCAAGCTAGAGAGAGAGATGGATGCTTCATTTGTTTGGCTCTTCCAGCAGGTTTTCTGGAAGACCCCAGCTCTCATGGTCTATGTGATGGTCCTCTTAGCTAACTTTTTAGTGTTCTCTATGAATGATAACACTGTCAAGGTAATCACTCCTTCTTCCATGATCACAAAGGCTCTAACCTTGACCAGCAATGAGAGTAAAGTACAGCATTCACATGTTGATGTTGATCAAGGTGAGTATGTGAATAGGGAGTTGACAGAAGAGGAGCACATGTTGTGGAACTCCTTTCTAGAGGAGGCTTCAATGTTGCAAAAGGAATTGAGTGGTGAGGTTTTGGACCATGAGACAAGGCAAAGGTTAGTGGCCCCAGTGTCTGTGGAGCTTGAAGGGGATCAGTACGAGGAATATGTCAAAACTGAGCTTTATTACAAAAAGCATTTGTTCCGGACACCTCATTGTTCCCTTCTGCTGTCTAACTATGCACAGTTTCTCTTCCTTGTCCTTCATGATATTGATGG GTAA
- the LOC114383463 gene encoding uncharacterized protein LOC114383463 isoform X1 yields the protein MASRVSPNLKCWQFRTPYYCDSWKTPRAVPSSILRHVTERNNVMPPCGLVHRSRNLRVQRGKRVYSSLFDDFHQEERMNLVQDGCWDENGHEIACAVSDNTPNKELKNDFSGGGCSSEEFGTMKPEVLEPSLLGVQPEPPSWPERDEILRRTFERKVNSVGISLSIRMIKKKLQLEEGSKEAGELTELTNCSVKKTFSSMMLIMHELQSHALQTRESLCGENLQGVMTKLEREMDASFVWLFQQVFWKTPALMVYVMVLLANFLVFSMNDNTVKVITPSSMITKALTLTSNESKVQHSHVDVDQGEYVNRELTEEEHMLWNSFLEEASMLQKELSGEVLDHETRQRLVAPVSVELEGDQYEEYVKTELYYKKHLFRTPHCSLLLSNYAQFLFLVLHDIDGAEEYYKKSVLAESSEAEAFSRYADFLLMVRKDVWAAELRYLQTLEADPGNAYYLSKYASFLWNTGGQDTNSFPMMVI from the exons ATGGCTTCAAGGGTGTCTCCCAATCTCAAATGTTGGCAGTTCAGAACCCCTTATTATTGTGATTCATGGAAGACACCTCGTGCAGTTCCTTCTTCTATACTGAGGCATGTGACTGAGAGGAACAATGTTATGCCACCATGTGGGTTGGTCCATAGGTCAAGGAATTTGAGGGTGCAAAGAGGAAAACGTGTTTACTCATCACTTTTTGATGACTTTCACCAAGAGGAAAGGATGAATCTGGTTCAGGATGGTTGTTGGGATGAAAATGGCCATGAAATAGCTTGTGCTGTCTCTGATAATACCCCAAACAAAGAACTCAAAAATGACTTCTCAGGCGGAGGTTGTTCCTCTGAGGAATTTGGGACAATGAAGCCTGAAGTTTTGGAGCCTTCTCTTTTGGGAGTCCAGCCTGAGCCACCAAGCTGGCCAGAGAGAGATGAGATCTTGAGACGTACCTTTGAGAGGAAAGTGAACAGTGTAGGAATTTCTTTGTCCATTAGGATGATCAAGAAGAAGCTACAATTGGAAGAGGGTTCCAAAGAGGCTGGTGAGTTGACCGAATTAACCAACTGTTCTGTGAAGAAGACCTTCTCCTCTATGATGTTAATCATGCATGAGCTGCAAAGTCATGCCTTGCAAACAAGGGAGAGCCTGTGTGGTGAAAACTTGCAAGGTGTCATGACCAAGCTAGAGAGAGAGATGGATGCTTCATTTGTTTGGCTCTTCCAGCAGGTTTTCTGGAAGACCCCAGCTCTCATGGTCTATGTGATGGTCCTCTTAGCTAACTTTTTAGTGTTCTCTATGAATGATAACACTGTCAAGGTAATCACTCCTTCTTCCATGATCACAAAGGCTCTAACCTTGACCAGCAATGAGAGTAAAGTACAGCATTCACATGTTGATGTTGATCAAGGTGAGTATGTGAATAGGGAGTTGACAGAAGAGGAGCACATGTTGTGGAACTCCTTTCTAGAGGAGGCTTCAATGTTGCAAAAGGAATTGAGTGGTGAGGTTTTGGACCATGAGACAAGGCAAAGGTTAGTGGCCCCAGTGTCTGTGGAGCTTGAAGGGGATCAGTACGAGGAATATGTCAAAACTGAGCTTTATTACAAAAAGCATTTGTTCCGGACACCTCATTGTTCCCTTCTGCTGTCTAACTATGCACAGTTTCTCTTCCTTGTCCTTCATGATATTGATGG GGCAGAAGAGTACTACAAGAAATCAGTGCTAGCAGAATCATCGGAAGCTGAGGCATTCAGTCGCTACGCTGACTTCTTGTTGATGGTAAGAAAGGATGTTTGGGCAGCAGAACTGAGATATCTGCAAACATTGGAAGCAGATCCTGGGAACGCCTATTATTTATCAAAGTACGCCAGTTTCCTTTGGAACACCGGTGGACAAGATACTAATAGCTTTCCTATGATGGTCATATGA